From one Flavobacterium kingsejongi genomic stretch:
- a CDS encoding class I SAM-dependent methyltransferase → MTRIEVLNALIKKNKVKNYLEIGVNRGKCLFNIKGPERRFAVDPFFNFNLWKRFRAIVLNPDNLKNNYFEVTSDAFFAKETALLQKNTLDLAFIDGLHTYEQSLKDTLNTLQYLDANGVIVLHDCNPLDALAAFPAVDIDKAREELGNHKDWKNIWNGDVWKTIVYIRKNHPELTAFVLNTDHGLGFVYKKERGTLPAVFESFSNIDELDYAFFEKNREALIDLKPVSYFSEFLK, encoded by the coding sequence ATGACCCGTATTGAAGTTCTGAATGCGCTTATCAAAAAGAATAAGGTAAAAAACTACCTTGAAATTGGTGTAAATCGTGGAAAATGCCTTTTCAATATCAAAGGACCGGAACGAAGATTTGCCGTAGATCCTTTTTTTAATTTTAATTTATGGAAACGATTTCGGGCTATAGTCCTGAATCCGGATAACCTCAAAAATAATTATTTTGAGGTGACCAGCGATGCTTTCTTCGCAAAAGAAACAGCACTGTTGCAAAAGAATACATTGGATTTGGCTTTTATCGATGGTTTGCATACGTATGAGCAATCTTTAAAAGATACGTTGAATACATTACAATATTTGGATGCTAATGGTGTTATCGTGCTGCATGACTGTAATCCTTTGGATGCATTGGCTGCTTTTCCTGCAGTCGATATTGATAAAGCCCGTGAAGAATTAGGGAACCATAAAGACTGGAAAAACATCTGGAATGGCGATGTATGGAAAACAATTGTATACATCCGTAAAAACCATCCTGAACTAACAGCTTTTGTCCTGAATACGGATCATGGACTTGGTTTTGTGTATAAGAAAGAAAGAGGCACACTTCCAGCGGTATTTGAAAGCTTTTCAAATATTGATGAATTGGATTATGCTTTCTTTGAAAAAAACAGGGAAGCACTTATTGACTTGAAGCCGGTTTCCTATTTCAGTGAATTTCTAAAATAG
- a CDS encoding porin family protein produces the protein MKKILIPAVALLTFGISHGQQLRFGAKAGVNVATITGDLQGNKALTGFHIGAIAEIKINEKFAVQPEMLYSSQGSKSRYTEGNSISYLSIDYTHTLSYLNIPIIAKYYVVPKLSLEAGPQVGFLLSAKEKNETTLALADGSFQYESDKYDIKEGLKSIDFGFNIGAGYDFTPTIFAQLRYNFGLSNISDNNTTLRNSVLQASIGYKF, from the coding sequence ATGAAAAAAATCCTGATCCCTGCAGTTGCTCTATTGACATTTGGCATTTCCCATGGCCAGCAGTTACGATTCGGTGCTAAAGCCGGAGTAAACGTCGCTACCATAACCGGCGATTTACAAGGCAATAAAGCATTGACCGGTTTCCATATTGGGGCAATTGCCGAAATCAAGATTAACGAGAAATTTGCCGTCCAACCGGAAATGTTGTATTCCAGTCAGGGCTCCAAGTCGCGCTATACTGAAGGCAATAGCATCTCTTACCTGAGTATTGACTATACCCACACGTTGTCCTACCTGAACATCCCAATCATAGCAAAATACTATGTGGTACCAAAGTTAAGCTTAGAAGCGGGTCCACAGGTCGGTTTTCTATTGAGTGCGAAAGAAAAAAACGAGACTACTCTTGCGTTAGCGGATGGTTCATTTCAGTATGAATCAGACAAATACGATATTAAAGAAGGACTAAAATCCATTGACTTTGGCTTTAATATTGGTGCTGGTTATGATTTTACTCCTACGATCTTTGCACAATTGCGCTATAATTTTGGGCTTTCCAATATCAGCGACAATAACACAACACTTCGAAATAGCGTACTACAAGCCAGCATAGGCTATAAGTTTTAA
- a CDS encoding DUF1456 family protein — MTNNDIFKKLRVALMLRDDQIVEILQLVDFRIAKTELGAFFRNEDHPNYMECGDQVLRNFLNGLVIHLRGTKEDPKNPMDVIAKHKAEIPVKTTASYTKDPGAKPPVKAQPKKAASNPKSREKKPAPKVQVVEKVKFNNGKKKS; from the coding sequence ATGACAAACAACGATATATTCAAAAAACTACGTGTGGCGCTTATGCTTCGTGACGATCAGATAGTTGAAATCCTGCAATTGGTAGATTTTCGTATTGCGAAAACGGAACTGGGTGCATTTTTCAGAAATGAAGACCATCCCAATTACATGGAATGTGGTGACCAGGTATTGCGTAATTTCTTAAATGGACTTGTCATTCACCTGCGTGGCACAAAAGAGGACCCAAAAAACCCAATGGATGTTATCGCAAAACATAAAGCTGAAATACCGGTAAAAACAACCGCTTCCTATACCAAGGACCCGGGAGCTAAACCACCTGTAAAGGCCCAGCCAAAAAAAGCAGCTTCAAATCCAAAATCGAGAGAAAAAAAACCAGCTCCTAAAGTGCAGGTTGTGGAGAAAGTAAAATTCAACAACGGAAAGAAAAAGAGCTAA